The proteins below are encoded in one region of Nitrososphaerota archaeon:
- a CDS encoding dihydroorotate dehydrogenase electron transfer subunit, giving the protein MESVERDSNITYTIRFRDEACSKAEPGQFVMIWVPSENECPMSLSEIGALAAITVRPVGRGTEKLCKKKAGETIWVRGPYGRGFATKGYSNLLVGGGTGIAPLMPLAEKLVESGRRVTLILAGQTADTIPLLPRARRLEKQGVELIYVTEDGSLGFKGVATDPLSNILKESRFDQIYTCGPEEMIKKIYYIAKANKIPIQASLERYIKCSISLCGSCAIGRYLVCRDGPVFDEKQLKDFESIWGKPALKPGLIKGFPTELPFRKIHKGA; this is encoded by the coding sequence GTGGAGTCGGTAGAAAGAGATTCGAATATAACCTACACCATAAGGTTCAGAGACGAAGCATGTTCGAAAGCCGAGCCCGGTCAGTTCGTCATGATCTGGGTCCCCTCTGAGAACGAGTGCCCCATGAGCCTATCAGAGATCGGCGCACTAGCAGCCATAACAGTCAGACCAGTAGGCAGAGGTACCGAGAAGCTCTGTAAAAAGAAGGCGGGTGAAACAATCTGGGTTAGAGGACCATATGGCAGAGGCTTCGCCACCAAAGGCTACTCAAACCTACTCGTGGGAGGCGGAACAGGTATAGCCCCATTAATGCCTCTGGCTGAAAAGCTCGTTGAAAGCGGAAGAAGGGTTACGTTAATCTTAGCCGGGCAGACAGCAGACACCATACCCCTACTCCCAAGAGCCAGACGCTTAGAAAAGCAAGGCGTAGAACTGATTTACGTAACTGAAGATGGAAGCCTAGGGTTTAAGGGTGTGGCAACAGACCCACTAAGCAACATACTCAAAGAAAGCAGATTCGACCAGATCTACACCTGCGGACCAGAAGAGATGATAAAGAAAATCTATTATATAGCAAAAGCCAACAAAATCCCTATTCAAGCAAGCCTAGAAAGATACATAAAGTGCAGCATAAGCCTCTGCGGCTCCTGCGCCATAGGAAGATACCTTGTCTGTAGAGACGGACCCGTATTCGACGAAAAACAGCTGAAGGATTTTGAAAGCATCTGGGGAAAGCCCGCGCTAAAACCGGGGTTGATCAAAGGCTTTCCAACCGAGTTACCCTTTCGAAAAATACATAAAGGGGCTTAG
- a CDS encoding dihydroorotate dehydrogenase: MDLSVDLRGLRMKNPLMLASGILGDSAELLLRALESGAGAVVTKSISLEPREGYRNPTIVAVECGYINAIGLANPGAKAFLRELKKIKDQNQPVVVSLFAEDAQKFGELAKVFEGSCAKAYELNLSCPHVKGVGLEVGHDPKLVKKIVRYVKQSSSKPIFVKLSPNLPNIVEVAEAAEKAGADAITATNTIRAMAIDVEAAQPILSNKVGGLSGPALKPISLRCVYEIYESIKIPIIGSGGISTWRDAVEYLLAGASALQIGSAVAYGGLEVFRKIRKGLASYLKSKGYRSVAEVVGLAHKN, translated from the coding sequence GTGGACCTGAGTGTAGACCTAAGAGGGCTAAGGATGAAGAACCCGCTTATGCTCGCCTCAGGCATCTTAGGCGATTCAGCAGAACTCCTCCTGAGGGCTCTGGAGTCTGGCGCAGGAGCGGTGGTGACCAAGTCCATAAGCTTAGAGCCGAGAGAAGGATATCGAAACCCAACGATCGTAGCTGTTGAGTGCGGGTACATAAATGCGATAGGCTTAGCGAACCCGGGCGCTAAAGCCTTCCTAAGGGAGCTTAAGAAGATCAAAGATCAGAATCAACCGGTAGTAGTAAGCCTCTTTGCGGAAGATGCCCAGAAATTTGGGGAGCTCGCTAAGGTGTTTGAGGGGAGCTGCGCTAAAGCATATGAGCTGAACCTATCATGTCCTCACGTTAAGGGTGTGGGTTTAGAGGTTGGGCACGACCCTAAGCTCGTCAAGAAGATAGTGAGGTATGTAAAACAATCTTCTAGTAAACCCATCTTCGTCAAACTCTCACCGAACCTACCTAACATAGTTGAGGTAGCAGAGGCCGCTGAAAAGGCTGGAGCTGATGCTATAACGGCTACTAACACAATCAGAGCTATGGCTATAGATGTTGAGGCAGCGCAACCGATACTCTCAAACAAGGTGGGCGGGCTCTCAGGACCAGCGCTCAAACCCATTTCACTAAGATGTGTCTACGAAATCTACGAGAGCATAAAGATCCCCATCATAGGCTCAGGCGGCATATCAACTTGGCGAGACGCGGTAGAATACCTCCTAGCAGGAGCATCAGCGCTTCAGATAGGTTCGGCTGTAGCATACGGGGGCTTAGAGGTCTTCAGAAAGATCCGCAAAGGATTAGCATCATACCTGAAGTCAAAAGGCTATAGGAGCGTGGCTGAAGTAGTTGGACTCGCGCATAAAAATTGA
- a CDS encoding C/D box methylation guide ribonucleoprotein complex aNOP56 subunit (functions along with aFIB and aL7a; guides 2'-O-methylation of ribose to specific sites in RNAs), with product MESTVLATEAGLVLVDEGLKPLLARPYGAEPFNAYRLLLLGEPNTSLEEFLKEAATLGVSEFKAVEEGVRAAVEALGYKCTLVGEDVAARLKEKKLDLIVTSGLVDSSAEAEELVREAAIYLAEAKIREASAKPDLQVIQSIQALDEVDKAANIFNSRLREWYGLHFPELSDILSEPEQYIDFILTVGHRDRVKDFVSELKLAEKKVKVILEASEKSKGAEIREEDLSRVRMLAKEVKDLHALRKSLQRHIEVTMSKIAPNLTAIAGATIAARLIAKAGGLEKLARLPASTIQVLGAEKALFRALRTGAPPPKHGIIFQHKLVHSAPSWQRGKVARSLAAKIALAARVDAYRGEREERLDTQLEKRIEEIKAKYPKAPKPSKQKGAKYGAKKRRNRK from the coding sequence TTGGAGTCAACTGTTTTGGCTACGGAGGCTGGGTTGGTGCTGGTCGATGAGGGGTTGAAGCCTTTGCTAGCGAGGCCTTATGGTGCTGAGCCCTTTAACGCATATAGGCTACTCCTACTAGGCGAACCGAACACCTCTCTTGAAGAGTTCTTGAAGGAAGCAGCAACCTTGGGGGTTAGTGAGTTCAAGGCTGTGGAGGAGGGTGTGAGGGCTGCTGTAGAGGCGCTTGGCTATAAATGTACTCTGGTAGGGGAGGATGTTGCCGCTAGGCTTAAGGAGAAGAAGCTCGATCTGATCGTTACCTCAGGGTTGGTTGATAGCTCTGCGGAGGCTGAGGAGCTTGTGCGTGAGGCAGCCATCTATTTGGCTGAAGCTAAGATTAGAGAGGCTTCTGCTAAACCGGATCTTCAAGTGATACAATCCATACAGGCGTTAGATGAAGTGGATAAGGCAGCCAACATATTTAACTCACGCTTAAGAGAGTGGTACGGTCTGCACTTCCCAGAGCTCTCAGATATTCTATCTGAGCCGGAGCAATACATCGATTTCATATTGACTGTTGGTCATAGGGATCGTGTAAAGGATTTTGTCAGCGAGTTAAAGCTCGCTGAGAAGAAGGTTAAAGTCATACTTGAGGCCTCAGAGAAGTCAAAGGGCGCTGAAATAAGAGAGGAAGACCTTAGCAGGGTGAGGATGCTCGCTAAAGAGGTCAAGGATCTCCACGCATTAAGAAAGTCACTCCAAAGGCACATAGAGGTGACGATGAGTAAAATAGCACCTAACTTGACCGCTATTGCGGGAGCCACGATAGCCGCGAGGCTTATAGCGAAAGCTGGTGGCTTGGAGAAGTTGGCTAGGTTGCCTGCGAGCACTATACAGGTCTTGGGTGCTGAGAAGGCGCTCTTTAGAGCACTGCGTACGGGTGCGCCTCCACCTAAGCACGGGATAATCTTTCAGCATAAGCTCGTTCATTCAGCCCCTTCTTGGCAGAGGGGTAAGGTGGCTAGGTCTCTTGCTGCGAAGATAGCGTTGGCGGCTAGGGTTGACGCCTATAGGGGTGAGAGGGAAGAAAGGCTTGACACGCAGTTAGAGAAGAGGATAGAGGAGATCAAAGCAAAGTATCCGAAGGCGCCTAAACCATCTAAACAGAAGGGGGCTAAGTATGGGGCTAAGAAGCGGAGAAATAGGAAGTAG
- a CDS encoding fibrillarin-like rRNA/tRNA 2'-O-methyltransferase — MGLRSGEIGSRLIRLEVDGQSRLATLNLAPGVSVYGEKLVVVGGKEYRVWDPFRSKLAAAILKGLKDIGLREGHSVLYLGASTGTTLSHVSDIVGERGVVFGVEFSARVARELIERVVKHRRNVVPIVADARHPRLYPSIYGKVDLVYCDIAQPDQTEIAVENCRIYLKSGGKLLLVVKCRSIDVAMEPTLVVKQEASKLKESGFKINQVVELEPFDKDHALIYAEPQE, encoded by the coding sequence ATGGGGCTAAGAAGCGGAGAAATAGGAAGTAGGCTGATTAGGTTAGAGGTTGATGGGCAGAGTAGGCTTGCCACTCTAAACCTAGCGCCCGGAGTGAGCGTGTACGGCGAGAAGCTGGTGGTGGTTGGGGGTAAAGAGTACAGGGTATGGGATCCGTTTCGAAGCAAGCTGGCAGCAGCCATACTTAAAGGGCTTAAGGATATAGGTCTAAGGGAAGGGCATAGCGTCCTCTACTTAGGCGCATCTACAGGCACAACCCTCAGCCACGTCTCAGATATAGTTGGTGAGAGGGGTGTGGTCTTTGGTGTAGAGTTCTCGGCTAGAGTTGCTCGAGAGCTGATAGAGCGGGTAGTTAAACATAGGAGGAATGTTGTGCCGATAGTTGCTGATGCTAGGCATCCTAGGCTCTACCCCTCCATATATGGTAAGGTCGATCTGGTTTACTGCGACATAGCCCAACCAGACCAGACGGAGATAGCGGTGGAGAACTGTAGAATCTATCTTAAGAGTGGGGGGAAGCTGCTGCTGGTGGTTAAGTGTAGAAGTATAGATGTAGCGATGGAGCCTACTTTAGTTGTGAAGCAAGAAGCATCGAAGCTCAAGGAGAGCGGTTTCAAGATCAACCAAGTTGTTGAGCTCGAGCCCTTCGACAAAGATCACGCGCTCATATACGCTGAGCCTCAAGAATAG
- a CDS encoding CBS domain-containing protein → MKVRDIMVSPVITVDVNTSVEEACRIMGEKHIGSVIVTEGGKPAGIFTERDLLTKILLKDVKLLKERVKEFMSSPLTVITPDFELREAARVMTQLKIRRLPVVQEGHLLGIITSADITRAIGESPLSI, encoded by the coding sequence ATTAAGGTTAGAGATATCATGGTTTCACCAGTAATAACGGTTGATGTGAACACAAGCGTTGAGGAGGCTTGCAGAATAATGGGTGAAAAGCACATAGGAAGCGTCATCGTAACCGAAGGCGGGAAACCAGCTGGAATCTTCACCGAAAGAGACCTTCTAACCAAGATCCTCTTAAAAGATGTGAAGTTGCTGAAAGAGAGGGTTAAAGAGTTTATGAGCAGCCCCCTTACCGTCATCACCCCGGACTTCGAACTAAGAGAGGCGGCTAGGGTTATGACTCAACTAAAGATTAGGAGACTGCCAGTTGTGCAGGAGGGGCATCTGCTAGGTATCATAACTTCAGCAGACATAACCAGGGCGATAGGGGAGAGCCCCCTCAGCATATAA
- a CDS encoding enoyl-CoA hydratase/isomerase family protein, whose translation MPFTQIILEKKAPIAKITLNRPEALNALSPTLLNELKQALDDVEQDQQIKVVVLTGSGRAFCAGADLKFMAQAQQNRIFDYIQMLDEVFFKIECLDKPVIAAVNGYALAGGLELTLCCDLVVASEQAIFGDEHINRGLMPGGGSTIRLARIIGLRRAKELLYTGDRWDAKRAYEAGLVNQVVPNEKLEEAAMELATKLASKSGFALRLIKQAVNRSLDSDRETLQTLERAAFNLVISSPEAQEGLKAFLSKK comes from the coding sequence ATGCCTTTCACTCAGATCATTTTAGAGAAGAAGGCACCTATTGCAAAGATTACATTAAATAGGCCGGAGGCTCTGAATGCCCTGAGCCCAACCTTACTCAACGAATTAAAGCAGGCGTTAGATGATGTTGAGCAAGATCAGCAGATAAAGGTTGTTGTGTTGACTGGCTCCGGTAGAGCGTTCTGCGCTGGCGCCGATCTGAAGTTTATGGCGCAGGCACAGCAGAATAGGATCTTTGATTATATTCAGATGCTTGATGAAGTCTTCTTTAAGATTGAGTGTTTAGATAAGCCTGTGATCGCTGCTGTGAATGGCTATGCTCTAGCTGGGGGGCTTGAGTTGACCCTCTGCTGCGATCTAGTCGTCGCTTCTGAGCAGGCGATCTTTGGCGATGAGCACATTAATCGAGGTCTTATGCCCGGCGGGGGCTCGACCATTAGGTTGGCTCGTATAATAGGGTTGAGGCGAGCTAAAGAGCTCCTCTACACAGGGGATAGGTGGGACGCCAAACGCGCGTATGAGGCTGGACTTGTGAACCAAGTTGTACCCAATGAGAAGCTCGAGGAGGCTGCTATGGAGCTAGCTACTAAGCTGGCTTCTAAGAGTGGCTTTGCACTCCGCCTCATAAAGCAAGCCGTAAACAGATCTCTAGACTCCGATAGAGAGACGCTTCAAACACTAGAGCGCGCAGCTTTCAACCTAGTTATAAGCAGCCCAGAGGCGCAGGAGGGTCTAAAAGCCTTCCTATCCAAGAAGTAG